The Solidesulfovibrio fructosivorans JJ] nucleotide sequence TTCTTGGACATGAGACACGGACTCCCAAACGGTTGACGTCAAATGCGAACGCGAAGCGTGTACGGAGGTCCGTCTGGCAACAAACCGCCGGCTACGCTCCTTCCCAGGACGATCCCATCGGCCGTACGGCCGGAATGGCCCGATAGTTGGAGTGCATCCGTCGGGTTCGACAACGGGAGGGTAATGGCAAACAGTCGGCGCGCACTCTGTATTGACTCCCCAGCGAGCCATTCGCGCAAATTGCCGCGCCGCCGTATCCTGCCACGGGCGAGGTGACCGCACGGGTTTGAGCGAAGATGTCAAACGATATCGGAACCCGAAATAGGGGGCAAGAAAAAATTGTTCGTATTCGTCGTTTCCCCTTGAAATAATACTTGGTTTATTTTCAATCGCCCGAATATGTTTTCCGATAAACAGCTTGGTAGGGATTTCGCCGGATGCCGGGCGACGGAAAATAGTGTAAGCGCGAAGGCGCGGCGAGGAGCCTTTCACAGTGGTGGAGTGGAGGTGGAAATGGCCGAAGCGTTGCAGGCCGAGCGGTTCGCCGTGGCGGTTTCCCAGCGGGAATCCTACAAGACAGGTTTCGGCGGGACCACCCAGGCAAGCGAGCGCGTGCTCTATTATTACGCGGAGAAGACGCCGGAGGCCGGTATTTCGGTGCAGGCTTTAAACGCCAACAGCGTGCCGAGCGGCGAGAAGACCTCGGTGTCCGAACCGGAGTTTCTGGAGAAGTTCAAGCCCGAGCCGCTGATCTATTACAATCAGGTCAAGCCGCGCATGGACGAGATGCTTGCCGAGCTCGAAAAGGGTGAGAAGCATCTCGAAGCCGGGCGCATGGACAAGGCCGAGAAGTCCTTCCAGAAGGCCCTGGAATACGACGCGGAGAACCTGCGGGCGATTTTCGGCCTGGGCAATGCCTATCTCGCGGCCGGCAAGATGGTGGAGGCGGGGGAGATCTTCGAGAAGATCATGTCCATCGAGCTGGCCTTCGGGCCGGAGAACAAATTTCTGTTCAATGAATTCGGCATCCGCATGCGCAAGCATGGGCTCCTGGACATGGCCAAGGTCTACTATGCCAAGGCGCTGACCGTATCCGAGGCTGACGAGAACCTGCATTTCAACCTGGGGCGGGTGCTTTTCGAACTGGGCGAGTTCGCGGCCGCCGCCACCGAGGCCGGCAAATGCCTGGCCATCAATCCCGGCTTCCTCATCGCCAAAAAGCTGAGGGCGGCGGCGGAGAAAAGAACCGTCCCCGCGCCCCCGGCCGCGCCGCCGGCCGCACCGACGGCAACGGACGCCGGCTGACCGCCCGTCGCCGCCCTACCGAAACACCACCGTCTTGTTGCCGAAAACGATGACCCGGTCCTCCAGGTGCCACTTGACCGCCCGGGCCAGCACCGTGCGCTCCAGCTCGCTCCCCGTGGCCTTGAGGTCGGCCACCGAAAACCGGTGCGTCACCCGGGCCGTGTCCTGCTCGATGATCGGCCCGGCGTCCAGCTCGGCCGTGACGTAATGGGCCGTGGCCCCGATCAGCTTGACCCCGCGCTCGTGTGCCTGCCGGTACGGATCGGCCCCGACGAAGGCCGGCAAAAACGAATGGTGGATGTTGATGACCCGGGTGTCGTAGGGCCGCAGAAAATCCGCCGACAGGACCCGCATGTACCGGGCCAGCACGACCAGGTCCGTGGCGTCGCCGAGCAGCTCGGCCATGCGCGCCTCGGCCTCGGGCATGCCGCCGTCGCCGACCGGCACGCAGGAAAACGGTACGCCGAAACTCTCCACGCTCGTCCGCGCGTCCTCGTGGTTGCTGATGACCATGGCCACCTCGCAAGGCAGCTCGCCCCGGGCATGCCGCCACAAAAGCTCCATCAGGCAGTGGTCGTGGCGCGAAACCAGGATCACCGCGCGCTTTTTCACGTCGGAATACGACAGCCGCCAGTCCATGCAAAACGGCGTTCCCACAACCTCGCCGAAGGACGACTCCAGGGCCGGGCGCGACATGTCCATATAAGGCGTGTAAAATTCGAGCCGCATGAAAAACGTTCCCCCCTCGGGGTCCGTGGAATGCTGGTCGAGATCGACAATATTGGCCCCATGGGCGTGCAGGAAGGTGGTGACGGCCGAAACGATGCCGGGGCGGTCGGGGCAGGTGATGCGCAAACGGGCGGTGTGGGTCATGGTGACGGGATCCTTTCCGAATATTCTTGCCGGCGGCTGATCACCGGGGGAAAGGCCATAACCCAGAACGGTTTTTGAGGCCAGTCGACTTTGTCCAAAGATTATTCGGACAATATTGTCATTTTTCGAAAATTCGTTTACGGATGGGCGTCCTTGTCGAGCGCGCCCCCGCTTCGAGCGCGCCATGACCGAAGGGAAGCCCAACTTTTAAAAAAAGTACCCAATGAGGTAGGTGTATGATCATCGGTATCCCCAAGGAAATCAAAACGCTGGAAAATCGGGTCGCCATGACTCCCGGTGCAGTGGAAACCCTTGTGCGGCGCGGTCACAAGGTGCTGGTCGAGGCCGGAGCCGGTCTGGGTTCCGCCCTGCCCGACGAGCAGTACGCCGCCGCCGGGGCTTCCCTGGTCAGCGCGGCCGAGGCCTGGGGCGCGGAAATGGTCATCAAGGTCAAGGAGCCCATCGCCGGCGAGTACAAGTTCCTGCGCAAGGACTTGCTCCTTTTCACCTACCTGCATCTGGCCGCCGACCGGCCGCTGACCGAGGCCCTGCTCGGCGCGGGCACCATCGGCGTGGCCTACGAGACGGTGCAGCTCGACAGCGGCGCGCTGCCGCTTCTGGTCCCCATGAGCGAAGTCGCCGGCCGCATGGCTCCCCAGGTCGGCTCCCACGCCCTGGAGAAATCCCAGGGCGGGCGCGGCATCCTGCTTGGCGGCGTGCCCGGCGTGCCCCAGGCTTCGGTGGTCATCGTCGGCGCGGGCGTGGTCGGCGCCAACGCCTGCAAGATCGCCGTGGGCATGGGCGCCCAGGTCACCGTCCTCGACGTCAACCACGCCCGGCTCCAGTATCTCGACGACATCTACCAGGGCCGCGTGGTCACCGTGGCCAGCAACGAGGCCAACATCCGCAAGGCCGTCACCTACGCCGACCTGCTCATCGGCGCGGTGCTCATCCCCGGCGCCAAGGCCCCGCACCTGGTCACCCGCGACATGCTGCCCACCATGAAGCCCGGCTCGGTCATCGTGGACGTGGCCGTGGACCAGGGCGGCTGCGTGGAAACCATCAAGGCCACCACCCACGCCGTTCCGACCTACGTCATCGACGGCGTGGTGCACTACGGCGTGGCCAACATGCCCGGCGCGGTGCCGCGCACCTCCACCTTCGCCCTGTGCAACCAGACCCTGCCCTATGCCCTGAAGCTCGCGGCCAAGGGCGTGGGCGCCCTGCGCGAGGACGCCGCCCTGGCCAAGGGCCTCAACACCTACGAAGGCAAGCTGACCTTCGCCGGCGTGGCCGAGGCCTTCGATATGCCGTTGACCCGGGTGTCCGAGGCGCTGGCCTGATTTCGGAATAATCCAGTGGGGGAGGGATGTTGCGGACGGTCCCTTCCCCCCTGCAAAATTTCACAAAAATGTGGTTTGATGTCCGAAGGGGATTCCCTTCGCCCTGAAGTTCATGTATTTCAAACGGAACCGAAATTTTTCGTGTAAGTTGTTGAAATTGACTGCAAACAGGAGGCGTTCATGAAAAGGTCTTGGCTCATTGCCCTTTTTCTCGTGCTCGTGGCAGCCGCTCCGGTCCGGGCCGCAGACACCATCAAACTCGGGTTCAACATCCCGCTGACCGGCGACATCCCGGACGTGGGCGAGTCCTCGAAGAACGCCGCCGAGATGCTCAAAAAGAAGATCAACGATGCCGGCGGCATCACCGTCGGCGGCAAGAAATATCTGGTGGAATTCGTCTACGAGGACAACGAGTCCAAGGCCGAGTCCGCCCTGTCCGCCGCGCGCAAGCTCATCACCCAGGACGACGTGCTCGGCATCGTCGGCCCGCAGTCCAGCAAGCAGGCCGTGCCCGCCGCCGAGGCCTCCAACGACCTCAAGGCCCCGATGATGGCCCCCTGGTCCACCAACCCCAATACCACCAAGGATCGCCCCTACGTCTTCCGCGGCTGCTTCCTCGACACCTTCCAGGGTCCCACGGCGGCCAAGTTCGCCACCGAGGAATTCAAGGCCAAGAAGGCCGCCGTGCTCTACGACATCGCTTCCGACTATCCCAAGGGCCTGGCCGAGGACTTCAAGGCCGCCTTCGAAAAGATCCACGGCCCCGGCTCGGTTGTCGCTTTCGAGACCTTCACCACCAAGGACGTGGACTTCTCGGCCCAGCTGACCAACATCGCCAAGTCCGGCGCGGACGTGCTCTTCGTGCCCCAGTACTACAACGAGGTGCCGCTGATCGTGAAGCAGGCCAAGTCGCTTGGTTTCGACAAGCCCATCATGGGCAGCGATTCCTGGGGCTCGGGCGATCTGATGGGCCTTTGCGGCGATGACTGCAAGGGCTACTTCTTCGTCACCCACTACGCCGCCGCCGGCGCCAAGGGCAAGACCAAGGAATTCATCGACGAGTACACCAAGCTCTACAACAAGACCCCCGACGACGTCGCGGCCCTGACCTGGGACGGCGCCAACCTGATGCTCGACGGCGTCAAGGCCATGCCCGCCATCACCGGCGATATGGCCAAGGACCGCGAGGCCCTCATGAAGGCCATGGCCGGCATCAAGAAGTTCGAAGGCATCACCGGCAATATGTCCTATCCCGCCACCGGCCCCCACGATCCCATCAAGTGCGCCGTGGTGGTCAAGATCGACGACAACGGCAAGTTCGCCTTCTACAAGTCCGTCTGCCCGTAGCATCCGCCCGGCAACCGCCGGTCGTCACGCCTGTCCGGGACGCTCCGAAGCGGGGCGTCCCGGGCGGAGCGCCGAAGCATTCCGTCCGGTACGGGTCCCAAGCCCGGCCGAGTGGCCGAAAGTCGCGCCAAGGGGGTCTCCGTTGCTGCAAAGCCTTCTGCAAAACATCCTTAACGCCCTGCAATGGGGAAGTTTCTATTCCCTGATCGCGCTTGGCTACTGCCTGGTGTACGGCGTGCTGCTCCTTATCAACTTCGCCCATGGCGACATCTTCATGGTCGGGGCCTACATCGCCTTTTTCGTCTGTACCTTCCTGCTCGGCAAGTTCGGCCTCATCCCGGGCCTGCCCGGCTGGTTGGTGATGACCCTGGCCGTGCCGCTGACCATGATCCTGACCGCCGTGGTCGGCGTGACCCTCGAGCGGGTGGCCTATCGACCCTTGCGGCGCAAGGGCGTCAACCGTCTCTACGTGGTCATCACCGCGCTCATGTGCGGCCTGATCCTGGAAAACGGCAACCTGGCCCTGCTCGGCGCCAGCCGCAAAAGCTTTCCCACCCTGATCCCCACCCATGTCTATCATGTCTTCGGGGTCGCGGTGACCAACATCAAGCTCATGGTCATCGGCGTGGCCATCCTGGGCTTCCTGCTCTTGCAGTTCATCGTCACCCGCACCAAGATCGGCATGGCCATGCGGGCGATTTCCTACGACCGTTTCGCCGTGCCGCTCATGGGCATCCCGGTCGATACGGTCATCGTGTTCACCTTTGTCCTGGGATCGGCCTTCGCCGGCCTGGCCGGCATCTTCTTCGCCATGACCTATCCGGTGCTCGATCCCTACATGGGGGCGCTGATCGGCTGGAAGGCGTTCATCGCGGCCGTGGTCGGCGGCATCGGCTCCATCACCGGGGCCTTTGCCGGAGGGTTTCTGCTGGGGTTCGTGGAGATCATGGTGGTGGCCTTTTTCCCTTCCACCTTCCGCGACCTCATCGCCTTCTCGATCCTGCTGCTTATCTTGGCCATCCGGCCGACTGGCCTGTTCGGCGTGGCCAAGTCGACGAAAATCTAGGACCAGCCGGGGAGTTTCCGCATGAAACGTCTGTCCGTTCCCGCCCTGCTGGCCGTGCTTTTCGCCGTGCTGGTCTGGGTATCGCAAACTGGAACCCTGAACATCTACTGGCAGTCCGTGATCATGTTCATGGGCGTCAACATCATCCTTTCCTCGAGCCTCAACATCATCAACGGCAACATGGGCGAGTTTTCCTGCGGCCATGCCGGATTCATGGCCGTTGGCGCCTACGTGTCCTCGGTGCTGTCGGTGGCGCTGTTCGCCAAGTCGGCCGCCTTCGGCCAGCCGCTTCTGCCGCCGTCGCTGGCCGTGTGGTTTTTCCCGGTGATCCTGCTCATCGGCGGCCTGGCCGCCTCGGTGGTGGGGCTGCTCGTGGCCATCCCGTCCTTCAAGACCCGGGGCGACTATCTGGCCATCATCACCATCGCCGCCGCCTACATCGTCAAGTCCACCATCGAGAACATCAACATCATCGGCGGGGCCAGGGGCTTTATGGGCATGGGGTCGGTCATGAACGCCATGACGAACACGGCCAACCTGCCCTGGATGATGATCTGGGTGTTCGTCGGCACGGTCTTTTCGGTCTGGCTCATCCGCCGCTTCATCTACTCCACGTTCGGCAAGGGCGTGGACGCCATCAGCCAGGACGAGATCGCGGCCGAGATCATGAGCGTGGACACCAACCACATCAAGCTCGTGGCCTTCATGGTGTCGTGCGGCCTGGCCGGGGTGGCGGGCGGGCTTTTCGCCCACATCCTCGGGTACGTGAACCCGGGATCGTTCACCATCCTCAAGTCCACGGAAATCATGGTCATGGTCTATCTGGGCGGCATGGGGTCGCTGACGGGCTCCGTGCTCTCGGCCATCCTCGTCACGTTGCTCATGGAGGCGCTTCGCCCCTTGCAGATCATCAAGTGGGTGGCCATTCCGCTTTTGCTCGTGCTGCTCATGCAGTTCCGGCCCGAGGGCATCATGGGCCGGCGGGAACTGGCGGACGTGTTTCCGGGGCTTCGCAAATTCTACAAGTTCAAGGGGTAGGCCGTGGCGCTTTTGGACGTACAGGAAATGACCCAGTACTTCGGCGGGCTGTGCGCCGTGTCGGAGTTTTCCGTGTCCCTGGAGGAAGGGCAGCTGGCGGCGCTTATTGGTCCCAACGGGGCCGGCAAGACCACGGTGTTCAACCTCGTCAGCGGCTTTTACAAGCCCACGCGCGGCGAGATCCTCTTTAACGGCGAGTCCATCAAAGGCTTGAAGCCCCACCAGGTGACGAGCAAGGGCATCGCCCGCACCTTCCAGAACATCCGGCTGTGGTTCGACATGACGGTGCTCGACAACATCCGCATCGCCCAGTACCACGCCCTCGGCTATGGGCTGCTCGACTGCTTTTTGCGCACCCCGCGCTATATGCGGCGCGAGCGCGAGATCGAGGATCACGCCATGGAGGTCCTCACGCGCCTGGGGTTGCGCGAGGTGGCCGGCGAGTTCCCCAAAAACCTGCCCTACGGCGTGCAGCGCCTGGTGGAGATCGCCCGGGCGCTTTCCATCCGGCCGGCGCTGCTCATGCTCGACGAACCGGCCGCCGGGCTCAACTCCGCGGACGTGGAAGGGCTCATCAAGCTCATCACGGACATCCACAAGGATTTCGGCCTGACCATCTGGATGATCGAACACCAGATGGACGTGGTCATGAGCTTGTGTTCCTGGATCAAGGTCATCGACTTCGGCGCCACCATCGCCGAGGGCACGCCGACCGACATCCAGAACAACCCCGAAGTCATCAAAGCCTACCTGGGAGACGATACAATCTGATGCTGCTCTCCGTTGAAAACCTCCGGGTCAAGTATGGGAACATCGAGGCCCTGCACGGCATCTCCTTCCATGTGAACAAGGGGGAGATCGTGACCCTTATCGGGGCCAACGGCGCGGGCAAAACCACCACGCTGCTCTCCATCATGCGTCTGCCGCCCCCCGAAGCCCCCAAGGTGGTGGAAGGGGACATCAAGTACGACGGGAAATCCATCCTCGGGATGGAGCCGCATGATGTCGTGCGCAAGCTCCACATGGACCTTTCGCCCGAGGGCCGGCGCATCTTCGGCAACCTGACCGTGATGGAAAACCTGGTGCTCGCCACCTACGCCCGCAAGGACGACGAGGACGCCATCGAGCGCGACCTCGACCGGGTGCTGTCGCTTTTCCCGCGCCTGTCCGAGCGGCGCAAACAGCGCAGCGAATCGCTCTCCGGCGGCGAGCAGCAGATGTTGGCCGTGGGCCGGGCCATCATGACGGGGTGCGACTTCATCCTGCTCGACGAGCCGAGCATGGGGCTCGCGCCGCTGCTCATGTACGAGATGTTCCGCACGCTCAAAAAACTCAACGAGCAGGGGCTCACCATCCTGCTCATCGAACAAAACGCCAAGGTGGCGCTGTCGTTCGCCCACCGGGGCTACGTGCTGGACACCGGCGAGATCAAGACCTCCGGCACGGCCGACGAGCTCAAGCGCGACCCCGAGGTCAAGAAGGCCTATCTCGGCGGTTAGGGACGCAAGCGCAAGAGAGCGAAGGCGGCCGCGGAAGGGAAACCTCTCAAAAGGGGCGGGGGCCCCTTGTTCGCGGCCTTTTCCGGGGAGGCGGGTGTTTCGGGGCAAGGCCTGTCGTGTTGCCCCGGAAAAGCTATCCCCCGCGCCCGGTTGGCGGGAGAACCTCCGAAAAGCCCGGTTCGACGATTGTCGGACCGGGCTTTTCGCGGTTGCGGTCTCCTGTCGCCAGGGATGCCTTAAATAAATTGACGTAGACTATTTGATATAATATCGAATCATGCTATGGCGAAAAGTGCGCTTTGCCGGGTAGCCCGGCCGGGCCGCCGGCTTCCCGCCGCCAGCGGGACGGAGACCGGGGAGTCTGGAATTTACGGGGACAAGTCTTTTCAAAAGGAGCTGCGATCGAAAAAGGAGGACGGTATGCAATACCAGGGCGTTCGGGAGCGGTTGAAGACGGGCGATATTCTTCTTTTCTCGGGAAAGAGCAGGATTTCCGAAGGAATCAAGTTTTTTTCCAAAAGCAAGTGGTCCCATGTCGGCATGGTTTACCGGTTTTGCAGCCCACTGGACCCGCAGGGGTCGGTCTTTTGCTGGGAGGCGACAACGCTTTGCAACGTCAAGGATGCCGACACGGGCAAGCTCACCAAGGGCGTGCAGCGCGTGGAGCTCTCCGAGCGCCTGGAGCGCTGTTTCGCCCAGGGCTACGAGATCGCCGTGCGTCCGCTCAGCAAACCCCTCGAAGACGACATGGTGTTCGCGCTCAACGCCTTCCGGCACGAGGTGAGCGGCAGGCCTTACGAAAAGCACCTCATCGAATTGATCAAATCCCTGTACGACGGGTTCTTTGGTGAAAACAAGGAAGACCTGAGTTCGCTTTTCTGCAGCGAACTTGTCGCCGAGTGCTATCAGCGCATGGGGCTGTTGCCCGAGGCGCCAGGCTCCAACGAGTACACGCCCAAGGATTTTTCCTGCGAAAAAGGCTTGTGCCTGGGGCGTGGCTACGGGCTCGAATACGAGATCGAGATCGACAGCCTCTAGGCTTGATGGTGAAAAAGCGGGGGAAGGGCCTTGCCGTCGCGGGGTCCTTCCCCTTTGGCGTTATGGCCTTCCCACGGGCGGCGAAACAGGCTCTGGCCCGCACGTTGCTTGTAACCGTTTGACGCCGCCAGCGTCGGAAGCCCTTTCCTTTTTCAGGCACGGCTTTTGCCTATCTCACGGCGGGGAGCGATGCACCCGGCAAAAAATTCCGCCCCCCGGGAGGTTTGGCATGAGCGTCCAGTCCATTGGGCAATCATCCGGCGACAATTGGCTCCAGCAGCTGCTTGCCAGCTACGGGCAGACCCGTTCCAGCCAGTCGTCCATCCTGAGTCTCCTGTCGCAGGGAAGCGACGCCACCGACGGCACGTCGGCAACTTCTTCCGACGCCTCCGCGTCCACGACCAGCTCCGTCGGAAGCTTCAACGACATCCTTACCGCGCTTCTAAACGGCACCGGATTGTCCTATGATATGGAAACCGGTTCCCTTACCGCGTCCGGCCAGGCCGAGGCGTCGGGGGAAGCCGGCATGCCGCCTCCCCCCTTCATGCAAGGGACCGGTCGGCCCGAACTGACCCGCAGCGCGACTGAAACCAAAAATGACGACGGCAGCACCACGCGCAACGTCACCATGACCAATGCCGAAGGCAAGGTGGTCGGCACCGAAAAAACGACCGAAAACGCCGATGGTTCGTTCACCACGGTCATGACCATGACCGACCCGGGGGGCAACACGTCCACCCGGACCATCAACGGCGAGAACACCGATGACGGCTTCAAGGTCACGGACACCCTCACCAATGCCGATGGCAACGTCCTGGAACGCCGCACCCACCTTACCGCCGCCGACGGCAGCGTCACGAGCTCCGTCACCCGCAACGGCCCCGACGGCGGTTCCGTGGCTGAAAGCGAAAGCTACGATGCCGACGGCAACCTGTTGTCCACCACGTCTTCGACCACGTCGCCGGCAACGAGCGTCGCCTCGGCCGACTCCACGTCGGGCGGCGCCGGCGCGTCGGGCGGTTCCTCCGCCTCCGGGGCGTCGTCCTCCGGCGGCTCCGAGTCGTCCGACAACGACAGCACCACGACCACCGTGACCACGACGTTCACTTCCGAGAGCATGCAGGAGACCATTACGGTCACGGACGTCAATGGCAAAATTGTAAGCCAAAAGACCAAGGACATCCCCTTTTCGCGCTCGGCCAAGGGCAGCAGCTTCGGCTCGAATGTGCCGGATGCGGACAGCCTGGCCGACATCACCGGCCAATACCTCCACCGTTATGGCGCGAACCGCTACGGTTCCGCGCAATCGCAAACGAAATCCGATTCAGGCAGCGGCGGGCTTTCCGTGGAGGCCTAGGCGGAAGCGGGACATGCGGGGGAAGGATGCTTCTCCCGGACAGGCAAGAAGGGCGACCCGGCGGTCGCCCTTCTTGCCTGGAAAAGGGAGGCGGGCAGGCGTCGGCAGCGAGCCTGGGAGAAGGGGAGGGGAAGCCCGGGACCTCTTCCTAAAATTTGCTTCTGGCCCGGCGCAAGGCCGCCTTGAGGTCGCCGAGGGCGGATTCGAAACCCTCGCGCAATTCGGCCAAAGCGTCGCCGCCGCCCTTGCGCAAAAGGGTCAATTTGTAGCGGGCCTTGTCGTAGGTGTCGAGTAGATGCTCGAGCTCCCCGGTCCAGCGATCGAAAGAATCCGGACCCTTGCCCTGGGCTTCCTTCTTCGCTTCCTCGATTTTGGTCTTGTACGTGGCAAGCTGCTCTTCCAGATCGACCCCGAAGGGCTTTTTGGCTTTCGGCATCGTGCGTTCTCCCTGGCTGCGCTCCTGGTTAAGGAATACCCAATGCCGGAAGTGAGGGCAAGGTTTTGGGGGCGAGAAGGCGGCTCTTGCGCAACGTCATGGGGTTTGTTAGAAGGCAAAACGTGAAGTCCGGCAGGGGAAAGAAATTCCGGGGAGGAAATCGCCCGGTCCCCCTGGCCAATCCGGCAAGGCGACTTATGTCTAACTTCAGACAAGCCCCGCGTCGAAACAGCCCGCCCATAGGGCGTGTAGGGGAGCGCGCGAGGTCGCAAACGCCACTGTTTAAGGACCAGACAAGGAGGAAGGCCATGAACGCGCGTGTGCAAAAATTATTGGTACTGGCTATGGCCGTGATGATCGGCTTGGCCGCTGTGCCGTCCCGTTCATTTGCCATGGGCGAGGCCGGCACGGCGTATGTCACGCCGGAATTCGGTTTTTATGGCGTGAGCCAGAAGGAAGTCGATTCCTATCTCACCTTCGGCGCCAGCGGCGGCTACTTCGTGATGGACGGCCTGTCCATCGGCCTGGAAGCCCTGGCCTATTCGTTCAACCAGCGCAAGATCGACCATAACACCCCGGCGGGGAACTTCGCCTACGCCGTGGCCCGCAACGACGGCTACACCCAGAATCCCTGGGCCTTTGGCGCCAACGCTCTGATCCGCTTCTACCCGGTGCA carries:
- the purU gene encoding formyltetrahydrofolate deformylase, which translates into the protein MTHTARLRITCPDRPGIVSAVTTFLHAHGANIVDLDQHSTDPEGGTFFMRLEFYTPYMDMSRPALESSFGEVVGTPFCMDWRLSYSDVKKRAVILVSRHDHCLMELLWRHARGELPCEVAMVISNHEDARTSVESFGVPFSCVPVGDGGMPEAEARMAELLGDATDLVVLARYMRVLSADFLRPYDTRVINIHHSFLPAFVGADPYRQAHERGVKLIGATAHYVTAELDAGPIIEQDTARVTHRFSVADLKATGSELERTVLARAVKWHLEDRVIVFGNKTVVFR
- a CDS encoding branched-chain amino acid ABC transporter permease, producing the protein MLQSLLQNILNALQWGSFYSLIALGYCLVYGVLLLINFAHGDIFMVGAYIAFFVCTFLLGKFGLIPGLPGWLVMTLAVPLTMILTAVVGVTLERVAYRPLRRKGVNRLYVVITALMCGLILENGNLALLGASRKSFPTLIPTHVYHVFGVAVTNIKLMVIGVAILGFLLLQFIVTRTKIGMAMRAISYDRFAVPLMGIPVDTVIVFTFVLGSAFAGLAGIFFAMTYPVLDPYMGALIGWKAFIAAVVGGIGSITGAFAGGFLLGFVEIMVVAFFPSTFRDLIAFSILLLILAIRPTGLFGVAKSTKI
- a CDS encoding sll1863 family stress response protein — encoded protein: MPKAKKPFGVDLEEQLATYKTKIEEAKKEAQGKGPDSFDRWTGELEHLLDTYDKARYKLTLLRKGGGDALAELREGFESALGDLKAALRRARSKF
- a CDS encoding C40 family peptidase, which encodes MQYQGVRERLKTGDILLFSGKSRISEGIKFFSKSKWSHVGMVYRFCSPLDPQGSVFCWEATTLCNVKDADTGKLTKGVQRVELSERLERCFAQGYEIAVRPLSKPLEDDMVFALNAFRHEVSGRPYEKHLIELIKSLYDGFFGENKEDLSSLFCSELVAECYQRMGLLPEAPGSNEYTPKDFSCEKGLCLGRGYGLEYEIEIDSL
- the ald gene encoding alanine dehydrogenase, which codes for MIIGIPKEIKTLENRVAMTPGAVETLVRRGHKVLVEAGAGLGSALPDEQYAAAGASLVSAAEAWGAEMVIKVKEPIAGEYKFLRKDLLLFTYLHLAADRPLTEALLGAGTIGVAYETVQLDSGALPLLVPMSEVAGRMAPQVGSHALEKSQGGRGILLGGVPGVPQASVVIVGAGVVGANACKIAVGMGAQVTVLDVNHARLQYLDDIYQGRVVTVASNEANIRKAVTYADLLIGAVLIPGAKAPHLVTRDMLPTMKPGSVIVDVAVDQGGCVETIKATTHAVPTYVIDGVVHYGVANMPGAVPRTSTFALCNQTLPYALKLAAKGVGALREDAALAKGLNTYEGKLTFAGVAEAFDMPLTRVSEALA
- a CDS encoding ABC transporter ATP-binding protein; this translates as MLLSVENLRVKYGNIEALHGISFHVNKGEIVTLIGANGAGKTTTLLSIMRLPPPEAPKVVEGDIKYDGKSILGMEPHDVVRKLHMDLSPEGRRIFGNLTVMENLVLATYARKDDEDAIERDLDRVLSLFPRLSERRKQRSESLSGGEQQMLAVGRAIMTGCDFILLDEPSMGLAPLLMYEMFRTLKKLNEQGLTILLIEQNAKVALSFAHRGYVLDTGEIKTSGTADELKRDPEVKKAYLGG
- a CDS encoding outer membrane beta-barrel protein; protein product: MNARVQKLLVLAMAVMIGLAAVPSRSFAMGEAGTAYVTPEFGFYGVSQKEVDSYLTFGASGGYFVMDGLSIGLEALAYSFNQRKIDHNTPAGNFAYAVARNDGYTQNPWAFGANALIRFYPVHTEKAAFYIGTGIGGLFSGDRVPFYSNGGRGNFSNPTLPVDLGFTVNLSQNVAFELAGRYQRIGFDNHGLDGWGGHGGIRITF
- a CDS encoding tetratricopeptide repeat protein, whose product is MAEALQAERFAVAVSQRESYKTGFGGTTQASERVLYYYAEKTPEAGISVQALNANSVPSGEKTSVSEPEFLEKFKPEPLIYYNQVKPRMDEMLAELEKGEKHLEAGRMDKAEKSFQKALEYDAENLRAIFGLGNAYLAAGKMVEAGEIFEKIMSIELAFGPENKFLFNEFGIRMRKHGLLDMAKVYYAKALTVSEADENLHFNLGRVLFELGEFAAAATEAGKCLAINPGFLIAKKLRAAAEKRTVPAPPAAPPAAPTATDAG
- a CDS encoding branched-chain amino acid ABC transporter permease, with the translated sequence MKRLSVPALLAVLFAVLVWVSQTGTLNIYWQSVIMFMGVNIILSSSLNIINGNMGEFSCGHAGFMAVGAYVSSVLSVALFAKSAAFGQPLLPPSLAVWFFPVILLIGGLAASVVGLLVAIPSFKTRGDYLAIITIAAAYIVKSTIENINIIGGARGFMGMGSVMNAMTNTANLPWMMIWVFVGTVFSVWLIRRFIYSTFGKGVDAISQDEIAAEIMSVDTNHIKLVAFMVSCGLAGVAGGLFAHILGYVNPGSFTILKSTEIMVMVYLGGMGSLTGSVLSAILVTLLMEALRPLQIIKWVAIPLLLVLLMQFRPEGIMGRRELADVFPGLRKFYKFKG
- a CDS encoding ABC transporter substrate-binding protein; protein product: MKRSWLIALFLVLVAAAPVRAADTIKLGFNIPLTGDIPDVGESSKNAAEMLKKKINDAGGITVGGKKYLVEFVYEDNESKAESALSAARKLITQDDVLGIVGPQSSKQAVPAAEASNDLKAPMMAPWSTNPNTTKDRPYVFRGCFLDTFQGPTAAKFATEEFKAKKAAVLYDIASDYPKGLAEDFKAAFEKIHGPGSVVAFETFTTKDVDFSAQLTNIAKSGADVLFVPQYYNEVPLIVKQAKSLGFDKPIMGSDSWGSGDLMGLCGDDCKGYFFVTHYAAAGAKGKTKEFIDEYTKLYNKTPDDVAALTWDGANLMLDGVKAMPAITGDMAKDREALMKAMAGIKKFEGITGNMSYPATGPHDPIKCAVVVKIDDNGKFAFYKSVCP
- a CDS encoding ABC transporter ATP-binding protein translates to MALLDVQEMTQYFGGLCAVSEFSVSLEEGQLAALIGPNGAGKTTVFNLVSGFYKPTRGEILFNGESIKGLKPHQVTSKGIARTFQNIRLWFDMTVLDNIRIAQYHALGYGLLDCFLRTPRYMRREREIEDHAMEVLTRLGLREVAGEFPKNLPYGVQRLVEIARALSIRPALLMLDEPAAGLNSADVEGLIKLITDIHKDFGLTIWMIEHQMDVVMSLCSWIKVIDFGATIAEGTPTDIQNNPEVIKAYLGDDTI